aaatgaataccACATCAAATGAAGATGTTAACAATAAGGACAATCCAAAAGaggttaaaaaaagaaagaaacgaaaaaaaaaaatcatcatAGATGTTcgaaaaaaagttttacggaaaaatgaatttttgagtgaacatataataaatcaaaatggTCATAAGGAAAATTTACCAAGTAAAGAGTATACCAATAATACCACAAGCAGTAAGAAAGCTACTAGTAAAAATGGACAAAAGAGTAATACTGAacctttaaaaaaagttttgttttttgatAAAGAGTACAATATCAGAGAGGTAtgcttataaaaaaaaaaaaaaataaaaataaaaaataatgatatattagtTATAATATTTGAGCACCAatttatacgtatgtatgtttttatatttgtgtgTTTGTATTTTTGCGTGTGCTTTCCCCTGCGATAACtcctaaaaaaattacaaacggaaaataatatatttactttaacattttttccCCTGTAGCACActaatttttgaataaaagtTTACAATGGTTTAGCGTAACACACTTGTACTGCAATTATGCTCTTTACTTgtcttcttattttattactctCTTTTCCTGATTCATTTCTacaattttcttttcccAATCTTACAGATTGGACGATGCCAGATATCTGACCTTCTTCTAAACCGAGtgcagaaaaaataaacgatttgaataacacatttttagccttattcttttttttttttttttttgaaaaatactAAACATCCAAATTATTCTACATAGGAAAGTAACACATTTTACAGTCCTTAGTACATGTAACATAGCATTAAGTAATACgttcttaatttttatgagaACAAAAACTATTCATctctatttatatatattcacataatacatatataacatattgtCCAATAAACTTGATTTTACAGTATGCTATGCAAGCTTTCAAAATTACTCAGTTAATGTTAAAGCATTGTTACGTTgcgttataatttttttttttttttttgaatataagtTAATTTAAACAGTCATGAATATTGTCGTGTCAAAATgacaaatataaacaaaattatattttataatagcttttatacaaaataaaagggaagaaatgaaagaaaaaaaaaaagaaaaaaaaagtataaaatataatgaaatagaaaaaaaaaatatgtatataatttaataaaataaaaaaaaaatatatatatatataatataataaaataaaaatatccaCCTTGACCAAACTGACGTAAATAATACTATACCAAGTAGATATGTACAATTAAATAAGGACAATCCATTAAAtagtttaattttatgtactGTATTAATTTGCTCTCTTCCACAAAACTCTGATGAACActtacacatgtacatatacaaacaCCAGTTAACGTCTCGTTGGGTGCTTTTTATTTGTCCCACCACATCACGTAAAAGCAAAAATGGAGCATATAAGGTGATAAccacacatatgtatatatacatacatacatatatatatatatatatatatatatactattctAAAGCTGCTTCACTTACAATACATTGCATATGCAGGTTTTATAGTTCTATTAAACGTTCTGGATACACATAAGTTTTAAACAACGAAATAGTTATATATCATCCTTCTTATCATCTCTGCTTAGGTTTTGGTGTACTTCCCTCAgggaatttatttttcagtTTTCTTCTCaaagttttaatatatcttaACCTACCAGTACCCATtgtatttcttctttttgcTTTTACTGACCagttaaattttctttttttagcACTAGGGTAGCCACAAGAAGcacatctttttttttgtaaatgaTAACTTCTCTTTCCACATCTTATGCAAAGAAAATGACTCTTCCCATTTCGCTTACCAAAGGATCCTGTTCCCTTGCCTGCCTTACCCATTCTTTCGTGCCAAAATGTTTATACGCGTATTtaactatttatatatttatgtaaattttattatgcgcgtatttatatatatatatatatataattgttagcgtataaatatatatactcatatatgtataatgtaaaattaagGCATACTTTAAAATGTGCTATATTATGCTTTGACTTTTTAgcgttcaaaaaaaattaatcctTTTCTGCTTTgatgctatttttttttttaactgaaTCTAAATATTCTTCCTCTTTATACtcacaattttaaaaatatattgtgaATTATATTCAAGaaattaatattcttttcttttttctttttttttcttgtgcTTAAGTTAATCATCAGtacatattgtatatatataatattataagcAACTGTTTTAATGAATTGTTTCATACCGTTActtgatatatatacatatacgagCAGCGAATGTGAAGAGGTATTATgtatgccttttttttttttttttttttgggtaGCTTGCTTTACTTttcatgtaaaatatttattcctttacaattttttgttGCATGTAAGTAAAACGTGTAATATGacacaaatattattttatatgatatatgtgcataaattTATTCAGAATATAGTTTTCATTtccttatatttttgcaataAATCTATTATTAAAGGAAATATCAttagtaattttattatttttattttgatttttatttttatttttatttttatttttattttattttattttatattattttattattttgttttttcccgCTTTCTTTGTTTCCTTCTTCATTTAAAAGTATTACTTAAAAAACCAAGTGCACAggaaaagaaacaaaattttaatcaTCGCCTTAAAACAGTAAAGTTAACAAGTGGAAGCTTCTACAGGgaaagtataataataataatacattaaaacagatttatttattatatactatatatatatacacacatatatgtatattatcaTGAATTCACCTTTATCCTGTGTTGTTGCTATAGGGGGTATAcaagtttttttattccccTTACTAGTAAAAATGGCAATGCCCTAagataaacatatatatatatatatatatatatatatatatatatataaaacaattcCGCCCAAGAGTTAAATTTAACtgaatgaaatattatacagttttttaatgaaaagtatttaaaatattttttaacaaaaaagttTTTCGGTATTATATTGTACGtatgcaaatataaatatacgatATAGAAAacttttatgaaaaaaattttatttttctcaaaaTTCAAACTCCCTCCCCCTTTATCcctcaatttttttttttttaataaaaaatatgacctgttcataatttatgtattttttcgCGAAATAGGATAAATGAATGTAGATAATAAAATGGTATTTCATCTTTTGAATAATTAAGCAAATTAGGGTGAAATTGATAagctatatatacatatatccaTACGTACGTACTGTTATAAGGATGGTATGTATTTAACTAagtttgtatgtatttatagtgtgtatatatacatatacaatgACATATGCCTTATTTCACGAAATCTACATTTCGTGGAAGCATTTATCGCTTTATCTGTATTATTCAGCGAGTTtcatcttttaaaatttaatataaaatgtatataattatattatatccttatcattatatttactcataaaataaatttctatCTACTTTTACGTATTCAATTTGAGTTATGGTAAGAATTCTGacggtatatatatatatataatcagaCGCACCACCCATGTTATATTCCTCTACACCTCAATTcgtttgttatattttatatattactgcATTAAATGAAacgataaaataattaatgctTCTTGCAACttgcaaagaaaaaaaaaaaaaaaaaaaaaaagtcttaTATACGCCTTTTCGTACATAACACGCGAAGAACAGTATGAAATGTTGGAATAAAATTGTATACTGAAAaagattttattttctttttgcttgatatacatacaacatataatatattaataataacagtttTCTTAAATTACTAAAATGTAATAGCATAACACCGTTTTGATAAGctactatttatatatgctaaGTAATAGGTTATACCATCATGGACATGAATCACAGGTTGACCTAGAATGATTTGgtgaaaaatatgtaaacttaatacatatatattaaaaagcaTTAAGTTCCTTAAAGTGTTAAAAGTTGTCGTGTAAAAAGACAAACGTAAAGGCAAAATAAATGTGCAAATTGctttcaaaaattatgaacacgTAGTCTTAAACGAGATTATTTCTCCTcaggaaaatatatagatgCAAAATTCATAACATGCACAACACATGTAAATGCATGTATGTTtgttaatatgtatatatatacatttttttacatatgtattatgtacatataaataatgaaatgttAATTTAAACCTAGAGATATCCTTTCCAAATCTTGCAAAGTCATACATCCGTACAATTTAATGTAGCCATATGTATAATACGAAAGGGAAATTATGACAAAATTTTCATACACTACACTACACCATTAGCTGCACCAGCTATACTTGTTATGCAGCTCTCACTGCTTGAACACcttgtaatataaaaataaaagtgtaAACGGTATGTCATACTCTCATAGTCgtaaatatatctattttattgttatgtTAACTGTACTGCATCCGAACTTCAATaaattcgaaaaaaaaaaaaaaaaaaaaaaaaaaaaaaaaaaaaaaaaaaaaaaaaaaaaaaaaaaaaaaaaaaaaaaaaaaaaaaaaaaaaaaaaaaaaaaaaaaaaaaaaaaaaaaaaaaaaaaaaaaagaaaagaaaagaaaaaaggctAAAAAGCaaagtgaaaaaaacaaaaagctAATAAAGTAATAAGGTGGATAAGGTGAAAAAgcataaaaggaaaaataagtgaaaaaataaataattcaaaaattataatcaaataaattatatataaaatacacaTTATTTTCACACACAAAATTAAAtggtaatataatatatatatatatatgtggtgttgttgtattttatataaaaggcAAATAGTCAAAAGGCTAACACacatgaattttttttttttttttttatgcagtttctgcatattttttgaaatactGTATTTGTTAAAACACATTTAATTTCCAACAAAATTGGTCATCTCGTTTTCTAAAAAGAGAAACGTTCTCtttcattaatttatcaATACATTCTGGGGGTGCATCAACATTCGTGAGTTTTTTGCATGAGTCCATAATATCTACATAGGAGTACTTTAAACTTTGCGAGCTGGTATTGGTATTAATGTTGTTCCTGTTGCCATTTCCTCCGTTGTTAGTGTACTTACTGTTGCTGATATCctcaattttgtttttactcTTGAATGCCcttttttcatcataatacattccattattactacaattgttattattactattacttttaccgttaatgttattattgttgttactactactgctattattattgctattattattgctattattattgctactattattgctattattattgctattgtTATTGCTATTGTTATTGCTATTGTTTTTGCTATTGTTATTGCTATTGTTATtgctattgttattgttgttcttttctttgttaagcaaaaatttattactgTTAAAGCCTTTCTTAACAGCATTTTTTGAATGATCCTTTACATCGTTGTTAAAGGAGTgaaaatcattttttccattaagatcttttttattgttttttttatccatGTTGTTAAATAACTTTTCTTCCTCATTATTATCCATAATTTCGTCTTCACCACTTGATCTGTCACgtgtattattaatatcgGTATTACCACTATTACTGCTGTTATTAATATTCTGCTCTCCATCTACTCCTccatttatgtatttttcatcttccattaattttaaacccattttttttttcccgccttcttttattttaactgcGTCATTTGTGTCTTCAACTGCTGTTGTGTCTTCTCTATATTTGtaatcatttttctttttctttttttctccttctgGTCTTGTTATAACTTTTGTACCATCTAATGCCTCATTTACATTATCATCTCCTGCTCCGACTACTCCTGCTCCGGCTACTCCTCCtcctacttttttttcagcattttttgtattttttttgttaaaataattctttccactattttttctttctaatGATTTCGACTTGTTTTTCACTGAGAACGAATCGAACTTTAAGGTTAgttcttttttattgtatttgttatttgtctttgaatttttattatgctcATTGTTTTTCATAGCACTTTTGTTATTGCTGTTCCCATTGTTTCCATTATTACCGCTATCATTATTACCGCTTCCATTATTAGCGCTgccattattactattgttgttactgctattactgttattaccGTTACCGCtgctattactactactactacccTTCTTGCTGGCACCTCTACCATTGTTATTACTGctgctattgttattactgctACCCATTCCGTTAGTATTTCCACCACTACtgctgttattgttattgttgtttCCGTTGTAACTGGTGCTGTTGCAGTTGCTACTGCTTCTGCTTTTATTACCTTTTCCCTCATTATTATTCGTGCTGTTTGGATTACTACTGTCTTTGTTGTTTACACTATTCTTCTGTTTATTTTCAGAATCTTTagaatttttgtttattctaTTGTTGTACgaacttttttcatttacaaCATTCTCCTGATGATATTTCCTCGATTCGTccacatatttttcattcttattactattactattattattgttgttactattactattactattactatttttgttactattactatttttgttactattactattgttgttactgttactattgtTACTACCACCGTTATTAATACTGCCACCTTCTACATGATACATACTACTCCCAATGTTATGGTTATATACACTATTGCTGTAATTATTATACACATTACTACCACTGTTTTCCGTATTACCATAATAACCTACACACGCTACCATTCCCATATGATTAAAATTATCATGCATTCCTCCTCCTCTAAgtataatattgttattattattactgttatctCCAACTACTCCcttcatatatttcatcCCTTTATTGTTATACatgtgtttattttttatttcatttcctTGCAAATAAGAGTTGGAGccatacatattatatgcGTTATATGCGTCACATGCATTCATATTTGTAAACATATTATACGATGGATTGTTCATAGTGTAActataataattcatatatgcaTCATAGTTAGATGTACCATTATTTCCgttatgcgtatatatattattatcataactATTTAAAGCATtcggaaaaaaatatagattatTAAAATGAAGATATTGTTTGGGACCTCCTCCTAATGGCATTACACcagtattattattcatcAAGTTCATATTATGACTACTACTGCTGTGCGTTACAGAGTTAGGTGGACCAGAAATATGTGAACCCCCTGCAACTGAACTACTACtgttgttgttattgttatg
This genomic interval from Plasmodium brasilianum strain Bolivian I chromosome 1, whole genome shotgun sequence contains the following:
- a CDS encoding hypothetical protein (conserved Plasmodium protein) → MNTTSNEDVNNKDNPKEVKKRKKRKKKIIIDVRKKVLRKNEFLSEHIINQNGHKENLPSKEYTNNTTSSKKATSKNGQKSNTEPLKKVLFFDKEYNIREIGRCQISDLLLNRVQKK